The window CACCCGTACGCGCCGCCCGGTGACGGCGCGCACTTCGTGGACCTGGTCTACCGGGCCCTCGCCGCGAACCCGGAGGTCTTCGACTCCACCGTCCTCTTCCTCAACTACGACGAGAACGACGGGTTCTTCGACCACGTGCCGCCGCCCGTCGCACCGCCCGGCACGCCCGACGAGTACCTCGACGGCCTCCCGATCGGGCTGGGCTTCCGCGTCCCGATGCTCGTGATGTCCCCGTGGACCCGGGGCGGCTGGGTCAGCTCCGAGGTCTTCGACCACACCTCGGTGCTGCGGTTCATGGAGACCTGGACGACGGCCCTCGGCACCCCCGCGACCTGTCCGAACATCAGCGCCTGGCGCCGCAGGGTGGTGGGCGACCTGACCGGCGTCTTCGACTTCGCGCACCCCGTCCACGGCGTTCCCTCCGGCCTGCCCTCGACCGCGAAGGTCATCGGCCAGGCCACCTGCGCCCCGCTGCCCAACCCCGCCCCGCAGGACAACGCGCTCCCGACGCAGGAGCCCGGCACCCGCCCGGCGCGCGCCCTGCCGTACCAGGTGAACGGCAACCTGGACCGCTTCGAGTTCGGGGCCGCCGGGAAGATCCTGGCCTGGTTCTCGATGTCCAACCTGGGCGCGCACGCGAAGCGGCCCGCGCACTTCTCGATCCACCCGCACCAGCACCGGGACACGACGCCCTGGCAGTACACGGTGGACGCGGGCGCCACCTCGACGGACTACTTCAGCGTCGGCCTCGGCAGCGGCTCCGGGAAGTACGACATCTCGATGCACGGGCCGAACCGTTTCCTGCGCCGCTTCATCGGCGACGCGTCGAAGGCGGGCAAGGCGATCGAGGTCGCGGCGCGCTTCGCGGTGGAGCCGGGCACGGGCAAGACGGCCGTGTACTTCAAGATGACCAACACCTCCGCGGCGGCAGTCACCTTCACGATCCGTTCCGACGCCTACCGCACGGACGGCCCGTGGACGTACAAGGTCCCGGCGAACTCCTCGCGCGAGGACTTCTTC of the Streptomyces sp. NBC_01426 genome contains:
- a CDS encoding phosphocholine-specific phospholipase C; the encoded protein is MTPISRRGFVGIGAGLVAGAGLPAVTATSAAAAAATGTITDVKHVVILMQENRSFDHYFGRLKGVRGFGDRAAGNLPGGWGMFNQPNWGGRQYPWKLSATPPAGGVDGATLAQCTGDLPHSWTSQHAAWNKGRMDNFVTGVGNTRTLGHLDRGDIPFHYGLADHYTVCDAYFCSALSATGPNRTFLWSGKVDASSKDGGDESGLTWETYAEALQRAGMSWKVYQNAQDNYGDNGLAYFKKFTDAAPGNPLWDRGMGSVPKITGSTPDDIAAAIRADVVAGTLPQVSWVVASEAFSEHPYAPPGDGAHFVDLVYRALAANPEVFDSTVLFLNYDENDGFFDHVPPPVAPPGTPDEYLDGLPIGLGFRVPMLVMSPWTRGGWVSSEVFDHTSVLRFMETWTTALGTPATCPNISAWRRRVVGDLTGVFDFAHPVHGVPSGLPSTAKVIGQATCAPLPNPAPQDNALPTQEPGTRPARALPYQVNGNLDRFEFGAAGKILAWFSMSNLGAHAKRPAHFSIHPHQHRDTTPWQYTVDAGATSTDYFSVGLGSGSGKYDISMHGPNRFLRRFIGDASKAGKAIEVAARFAVEPGTGKTAVYFKMTNTSAAAVTFTIRSDAYRTDGPWTYKVPANSSREDFFNAVAYNGGWYDFTILADSDGTWSRRYTGHIEYGSPSVSG